The Anastrepha ludens isolate Willacy chromosome 2, idAnaLude1.1, whole genome shotgun sequence genome contains a region encoding:
- the LOC128870444 gene encoding putative nuclease HARBI1 produces the protein MDSIAFFLDFNESTNNDARRTRKKVRDNAVDVFQLPDDVFVKQFRLNKIAFQYVLNILKREMLPVIKTWSISPELKLEACLRFFAEGGYQNGTGQDFNIGMAQSTVSIVLSEVLNILEATLCPRWISLAMTETEELEAKRYFFGKTRIPGIVMCVDGTHIKILKPAGDNSHLYYNRKGYYSINAMIICDHKQRIRYVNSRYAGASHDSFIWENSEASRHFQTMYENGHRSTRLLGDSGYPLLPWLITPFRNAGANTPQSRFNKSHSSGRNIVERTIGVWKNWCRCLLSARQLHYSPEKVAQIVNVAAALHNIRIHYNISDEYLEGVFESEEYENGEPVQHQRYTNEANQIRNEMLHSFL, from the exons atggattcaatagctttttttttggattttaatgAAAGTACAAACAATGATGCAAGACGAACCCGGAAAAAAGTAAGGGATAATGCTGTTGACGTGTTCCAGTTGCCGGATGATGT ATTTGTTAAGCAATTCCGTCTTAATAAGATAGCTTTCCAATATGTTCTTAACATATTAAAGAGGGAAATGCTTCCTGTTATTAAAACATGGTCGATATCGCCAGAGCTCAAACTAGAAGCCTGTCTAAGATTTTTTGCTGAAGGGGGTTATCAAAATGGTACTGGGCAGGATTTTAATATTGGCATGGCGCAGTCCACAGTGTCCATAGTACTGtcagaagttttaaatattttagaggcAACACTGTGCCCCAGATGGATAAGTTTGGCAATGACCGAGACTGAAGAGCTTGAAgccaaaagatatttttttggaaaaacaagaatTCCCGGCATAGTTATGTGCGTAGATGGCACCCACATAAAGATTTTGAAACCTGCTGGAGACAATTCGCACCTTTATTATAATAGGAAAGGATATTACAGTATTAATGCAATGATA ATATGTGACCATAAGCAGCGAATAAGGTATGTGAACAGTAGGTACGCAGGTGCAAGTCACGATTCCTTTATTTGGGAAAATAGTGAGGCTTCAAGACATTTCCAAACCATGTATGAAAATGGACACAGAAGCACTAGATTGTTGG GTGACTCTGGATACCCACTTTTACCCTGGCTGATAACGCCCTTCCGAAATGCCGGAGCGAATACACCCCAAAGCCGTTTCAATAAAAGCCATAGCTCGGGTCGCAATATTGTTGAACGCACAATAGGTGTCTGGAAGAATTGGTGTCGATGCTTGCTCTCAGCTCGCCAACTTCATTATTCTCCGGAAAAAGTGGCTCAAATTGTTAATGTTGCGGCGGCACTTCACAACATTCGGATCCATTATAATATTTCAGACGAATATTTAGAAGGGGTTTTTGAAAGTGAAGAGTATGAAAATGGCGAGCCTGTACAACATCAAAGGTATACCAATGAAGCAAACCAAATCCGGAATGAAATGCTACACAgctttttataa
- the LOC128860700 gene encoding uncharacterized protein LOC128860700, translating to MRIDNVVYGSIKKMALPTTHSIRVSKKFTRFSSAGHCVADIIIIKMESNKMKRTTTREQFKGLISRMKEHPDIAKNFTRSAPNEVEQFWESVREELNSLGPPSKSISEWKKVWSDFKSAVKKKLAHNKRELQATGGGENRELPLSSLEEDVAALVGLNACVGGIKNSKEFGVPQRRIIEHATPLNSEQVVEDITPSTSKRARTNSYTSRDAICIELLENEDVENNQNIRNELRKKKRPEQFDLLDKQIGVQERLYSKVSEGVGAQELHFKNVKKELKDLTRSVDRLGDHQKKNNEILQAFLEETKRHNMAMETNAIEKLRVKQELLSIELGEVNKQLILKK from the exons ATGCGGATCGATAATGTGGTTTACGGATCgattaaaaaaatggcattaCCAACAACGCACTCAATACGCGTTTCAAAGAAATTTACTCGTTTCTCATCCGCAGGTCATTGTGTTGcggatattattataataaagatggagagcaataaaat gaaacgCACAACCACCAGAGAGCAATTTAAAGGTTTAATATCTCGTATGAAGGAGCATCCtgatattgcaaaaaattttaccagaagtgCTCCTAACGAGGTAGAGCAATTTTGGGAGAGTGTGCGTGAGGAACTGAATTCATTAGGGCCTCCATCGAAGAGTATTTCAGAATGGAAAAAG GTTTGGTCAGATTTTAAATCAGCAGTAAAGAAAAAGTTGGCGCACAATAAAAGGGAGTTACAAGCAACTGGTGGAGGCGAAAATAGGGAACTACCTTTATCGTCGCTAGAAGAAGATGTTGCTGCTCTAGTGGGCCTAAACGCCTGTGTTGGGggcattaaaaattcaaaagagtTTGGAGTGCCTCAGAGGAGAATTATTGAGCATGCCACTCCACTAAATTCAGAGCAGGTGGTTGAAGACATTACTCCATCTACATCGAAGAGAGCTCGTACAAATTCATATACTTCGAGAGACGCCATCTGCATAGAGTTGTTGGAAAATGAAGATGTGGAAAATAACCAAAACATTCGAAATGAACTCCGAAAAAAAAAGAGACCAGAGCAGTTTGACTTGTTAGACAAGCAAATCGGTGTGCAGGAGAGGTTATATTCAAAAGTTTCGGAAGGTGTTGGTGCACAGGAActacattttaaaaatgtaaaaaaggaaCTGAAAGATCTGACTAGGTCGGTTGACCGTCTGGGTGATCACcagaagaaaaataatgaaattctcCAAGCTTTTCTTGAGGAGACAAAAAGACATAATATGGCTATGGAGACAAATGCTATTGAAAAATTAAGGGTGAAACAAGAACTTTTAAGCATTGAATTAGGAGAAGTTAACAAGCAATTGATACTTAAAAAATGA